A single genomic interval of Bos javanicus breed banteng chromosome 8, ARS-OSU_banteng_1.0, whole genome shotgun sequence harbors:
- the LOC133252504 gene encoding interferon tau-1-like, translated as MAFVLSLLMALVLVSYSPGRSLGCYLSEDHMLGARENLRLLAQMNRLSTHSCLQDRKDFGLPWEMVEGDQLQKDQAISVLHEMLQQCFNLFHTEHSSAAWNTTLLEQLCTGLHQQLDDLDACLGQVTEEKDSALGRMGPILTVKKYFQGIHVYLKKKEYSDCAWEIVRVEIMRALSSSTSLQERLRKIGGDLNSS; from the coding sequence ATGGCTTTTGTGCTCTCTCTACTGATGGCCCTGGTGCTGGTCAGCTACAGCCCGGGACGATCTCTGGGTTGTTACCTGTCTGAGGACCACATGCTAGGTGCCAGGGAGAACCTCAGGCTCCTGGCCCAAATGAACAGACTCTCCACTCATTCTTGTCTGCAAGACAGAAAAGACTTTGGTCttccctgggagatggtggagggtgACCAGCTCCAGAAGGACCAGGCTATCTCTGTGCTCCACGAGATGCTCCAGCAGTGCTTCAACCTCTTCCACACAGAGCACTCGTCTGCTGCCTGGAACACCACCCTCCTGGAGCAGCTCTGCACTGGACTCCATCAGCAGCTGGATGACCTGGATGCCTGCCTGGGGCAGGTGACAGAAGAGAAAGACTCTGCCCTGGGAAGGATGGGCCCCATTCTGACCGTGAAGAAGTACTTCCAGGGCATCCATGTGTACCTGAAAAAGAAGGAATACAGCGACTGCGCCTGGGAAATCGTCAGAGTGGAGATTATGAGAGCCCTCTCTTCATCAACCAGCTTGCAAGAAAGGTTAAGAAAGATAGGTGGAGATCTGAACTCATCTTGA